The proteins below come from a single Micromonospora citrea genomic window:
- the lsrF gene encoding 3-hydroxy-5-phosphonooxypentane-2,4-dione thiolase produces the protein MADTDGLLDARTFTGGERAATHFHVKGAHAQDWGLQNRLARIFRPDNGRTVMLAFDHGYFLGPMAGLERIDTNIAPLVPQADAIMMTRGALRTSIPSRSTAGVVLRASGGPSVLRDLSDEHIALDIEDAVRLNAAALAIQVFIGGEHESRSVANLAKLVDAGQRHGIAVLGVTAVGKDMVRDARYFRLATRISAEMGAHIVKTYYVNEGFETVTASCPVPIIVAGGKKLPEIDALTMAYRSMQEGAAGVDMGRNIFQSEHPAAMLAAVRAVVHDDARPEDAHELFRELSAGSAAS, from the coding sequence ATGGCTGACACCGACGGTCTGCTCGACGCCCGCACCTTCACCGGCGGCGAGCGCGCGGCCACCCACTTCCACGTCAAGGGCGCCCATGCGCAGGACTGGGGGCTGCAGAACCGGCTCGCCCGCATCTTCCGACCCGACAACGGCCGCACCGTGATGCTGGCCTTCGACCACGGCTACTTCCTCGGCCCGATGGCCGGCCTGGAGCGGATCGACACCAACATCGCCCCGCTCGTGCCGCAGGCCGACGCGATCATGATGACCCGGGGCGCGCTGCGCACCAGCATCCCGTCGCGGAGCACGGCCGGCGTGGTGCTGCGCGCCAGCGGCGGCCCGAGCGTGCTGCGGGACCTCTCCGACGAGCACATCGCGCTCGACATCGAGGACGCGGTACGGCTCAACGCGGCGGCCCTGGCGATCCAGGTGTTCATCGGCGGCGAGCACGAGTCGCGGTCGGTGGCGAACCTGGCCAAGCTGGTCGACGCCGGCCAGCGGCACGGCATCGCCGTCCTGGGCGTGACCGCGGTCGGCAAGGACATGGTCCGCGACGCCCGCTACTTCCGGCTGGCCACCCGGATCAGCGCCGAGATGGGCGCGCACATCGTCAAGACGTACTACGTCAACGAGGGCTTCGAGACCGTGACCGCCAGCTGCCCGGTGCCGATCATCGTCGCCGGCGGCAAGAAGCTCCCCGAGATCGACGCGCTGACGATGGCGTACCGGTCGATGCAGGAGGGTGCCGCGGGCGTGGACATGGGCCGCAACATCTTCCAGAGCGAGCACCCCGCGGCGATGCTCGCCGCGGTCCGCGCCGTGGTGCACGACGACGCGCGGCCCGAGGACGCCCACGAGCTCTTCCGCGAGCTGTCGGCCGGTTCCGCCGCCTCCTGA
- the helR gene encoding RNA polymerase recycling motor ATPase HelR, producing the protein MRFLTSAVFDLSDRHAQKADPALIARDEQHFAALAESLEQLSTDLTDRLDAARRAPGGKGRQAVDRDQEIRRLTARLRALDRFGLDLCLGHMVRADDSETVYIGRRGLTDSAGRQLLLDWRSPAAEPFFGATHANPMGLASRRRYRWTRGRITDYWDEVFTPDGFEGHAAVLDDQSAFIASLGGSRSDRMRDVLGTIQADQDAIIRAGSSGALVVDGGPGTGKTVVALHRTAYLLYSDPRLRQRRGGVLFVGPHRPYLAYVADVLPSLGEEDVQICTLRDLVPEDANATTETDPDVALLKSSADLVKAVEAAVRFYEEPPTTGMTVTTDDSDIRLRADDWAEAFEAPDPGTPHNEARDEIWEELLTILTERYDGDEPDDLVRRSLLRNRELRAAFNRAWPVLDAADIVSDLWSVPAYLRRCAPWLSRDEIRKLQRADARAWTVSDLPLLDAARQRLGDPEASGRNRRHEAIVAVERERMATVVDELIEAHAYDDGEGVLSSLRQLDLQDALVDGSVLPDTEPDLLAGPFAHIVVDEAQELTDAEWQMLLLRCPSRSFTIVGDRAQARHGFTESWRQRLERIGLDRIEVASLSINYRTPKEVMAEAEPVIRAVLPDANVPTSVRSSDIPVAHGAAAELGSVLDAWLAARAEGTACVIGAPAFQAMPRVRSLTPELAKGLEFDLVVLVDPQDFGEGIEGAVDRYVAMTRATQQLVVLTSS; encoded by the coding sequence TTGCGTTTCCTGACCTCCGCCGTGTTCGACCTTTCCGACCGCCACGCCCAGAAGGCCGATCCGGCGCTGATCGCCCGCGACGAACAGCACTTCGCGGCCCTCGCGGAGAGCCTCGAGCAGTTGTCCACCGATCTGACCGATCGCCTCGACGCCGCACGCAGGGCTCCCGGGGGCAAGGGCCGGCAGGCGGTGGACCGGGACCAGGAGATCCGCCGGCTGACCGCCCGCCTGCGCGCACTGGATCGCTTCGGTCTGGACCTGTGTCTCGGGCACATGGTCAGGGCGGACGACTCCGAGACCGTGTACATCGGACGACGTGGTCTGACCGACAGCGCGGGCCGCCAACTGCTGCTCGACTGGCGCTCACCCGCGGCCGAGCCGTTCTTCGGCGCCACCCATGCCAACCCGATGGGTCTGGCGAGCCGCCGCAGGTACCGCTGGACCCGCGGCCGGATCACCGACTACTGGGACGAGGTGTTCACGCCGGACGGGTTCGAGGGCCACGCCGCCGTGCTCGACGACCAGTCCGCCTTCATCGCCAGCCTGGGCGGCAGCCGCTCCGACCGGATGCGCGACGTGCTCGGCACGATCCAGGCCGATCAGGACGCCATCATCCGCGCGGGATCGAGCGGCGCGCTCGTCGTCGACGGCGGTCCCGGCACGGGGAAGACGGTCGTCGCCCTGCACCGCACCGCCTACCTCCTCTACTCCGACCCACGCCTGCGGCAGCGCCGGGGCGGTGTGCTGTTCGTCGGCCCGCACCGGCCCTACCTGGCCTACGTCGCCGACGTGCTCCCCAGCCTCGGCGAGGAGGACGTGCAGATCTGCACCCTGCGCGACCTGGTCCCCGAGGATGCCAACGCCACCACGGAAACCGATCCGGACGTGGCCCTGCTGAAGTCGTCCGCCGACCTGGTGAAGGCGGTCGAGGCGGCCGTCAGGTTCTACGAGGAGCCGCCCACCACGGGGATGACGGTGACGACCGACGACTCCGACATCCGGCTGCGCGCCGACGACTGGGCGGAGGCGTTCGAGGCACCGGATCCGGGCACCCCGCACAACGAGGCGCGTGACGAGATCTGGGAGGAACTGCTCACGATCCTGACGGAGAGGTACGACGGCGACGAGCCGGACGACCTGGTCCGCAGGTCGCTGCTGCGCAACCGGGAGCTGCGCGCGGCATTCAACCGCGCCTGGCCGGTGCTCGACGCGGCCGACATCGTGTCGGACCTGTGGTCGGTGCCCGCCTACCTGCGCAGGTGCGCCCCCTGGCTCAGCCGGGACGAGATCCGCAAGCTGCAGCGCGCGGACGCCCGGGCCTGGACGGTGTCGGACCTGCCGCTGCTGGACGCGGCACGGCAGCGGCTGGGCGACCCGGAGGCGTCCGGGCGCAACCGGCGGCACGAGGCCATCGTCGCCGTCGAACGGGAGCGCATGGCCACGGTCGTCGACGAGTTGATCGAGGCCCACGCCTACGACGACGGCGAGGGTGTGCTGTCGAGCCTGCGCCAACTGGACCTCCAGGACGCCCTGGTCGACGGGAGCGTCCTGCCCGACACCGAGCCGGACCTGCTCGCCGGCCCCTTCGCGCACATCGTCGTGGACGAGGCCCAGGAACTGACCGACGCCGAGTGGCAGATGCTGCTGCTGCGTTGTCCGTCCCGGAGCTTCACCATCGTCGGGGACCGCGCCCAGGCCCGGCACGGGTTCACGGAGTCGTGGCGGCAGCGGCTCGAACGGATCGGGCTCGACCGGATCGAAGTGGCGTCCCTGAGCATCAACTACCGGACGCCGAAGGAGGTCATGGCGGAGGCCGAGCCGGTCATCCGGGCCGTGCTCCCGGACGCCAACGTGCCGACCTCCGTACGCAGCAGCGACATCCCCGTCGCGCACGGAGCCGCCGCCGAACTCGGGTCGGTCCTCGACGCGTGGCTCGCGGCCCGTGCCGAGGGGACCGCCTGCGTCATCGGCGCTCCCGCCTTCCAGGCGATGCCCCGCGTGCGGTCGCTGACCCCGGAGCTGGCGAAGGGACTCGAGTTCGACCTGGTCGTCCTCGTCGACCCGCAGGACTTCGGCGAGGGCATCGAGGGAGCTGTCGACCGCTACGTCGCGATGACGCGGGCGACCCAGCAGCTCGTCGTCCTCACCAGTTCCTGA
- a CDS encoding sugar ABC transporter ATP-binding protein produces the protein MHVDNLPVGSLATPPAGGREPSKAPPVVTARQVTRTYGRTRALTGVDLEVRAGEVLGLVGHNGAGKSTLMRVLAGLEACDEGVVTVGGQEAPRDVRPGAAEFRAVRMAYQETSLCPDLTVAENIWISSRHSLPRLRWRRAASTAVRRRLDEMFPGHGVAPRDRVADLTLARRQMVEIARASLVDRLDLLILDEPTESLGPDAARSLYDHVRTLTARGSAVLLISHRIREVLSVADRVAVMRDGAVVADRPAVGLSENDVLALMGAEVAAPADPAPTTASPTGDRPMVAELRSANGQGLNDVSVRVGAGEVVGLAGLAGQGQQEVLERLWRPVRRDTTVRGSRAYVPGDRQRSGVLPLWSVAENLVVTAMRDLARYGLRRRAEESAAVRSWVERLVIRGGADAGMTELSGGNQQKVIVARAFASAADLVLLDDPFRGVDVHTKTDLYALIREEAANGRSVVWYSSENAEMAHCDRVYVLRAGRVVAELAGEEISEERIIAVSFAESTGERR, from the coding sequence ATGCACGTCGACAACCTGCCGGTGGGGTCGCTCGCGACTCCACCGGCGGGCGGCCGGGAGCCGTCGAAGGCGCCACCGGTCGTCACCGCACGGCAGGTGACCAGGACGTACGGACGTACCCGGGCACTCACGGGCGTGGACCTGGAGGTTCGCGCCGGCGAGGTGCTCGGCCTCGTCGGCCACAACGGCGCCGGCAAGAGCACGCTGATGCGCGTCCTCGCCGGCCTCGAAGCGTGCGACGAGGGCGTGGTCACCGTTGGCGGACAGGAGGCACCGCGCGACGTCAGACCGGGTGCCGCTGAGTTCCGCGCGGTACGGATGGCCTACCAGGAGACGTCGCTCTGCCCCGACCTCACCGTCGCGGAGAACATCTGGATCTCGTCCCGGCACAGCCTGCCCCGGCTGCGGTGGCGGCGGGCGGCCAGCACCGCGGTGCGGCGTCGGCTCGACGAGATGTTCCCCGGCCACGGGGTGGCGCCACGCGACCGGGTGGCGGACCTCACCCTGGCCCGCCGCCAGATGGTGGAGATCGCCCGGGCGAGCCTGGTCGATCGACTCGACCTGCTGATCCTGGACGAGCCGACCGAGTCTCTCGGCCCGGACGCCGCCCGCTCCCTCTACGACCACGTCCGCACCCTCACCGCGCGGGGCTCGGCCGTGCTGCTCATCTCGCACCGCATCCGCGAGGTGCTGTCGGTGGCCGACCGGGTCGCTGTGATGCGCGACGGAGCGGTCGTGGCGGACCGGCCCGCGGTCGGGCTCAGCGAGAACGACGTGCTCGCCCTGATGGGGGCCGAGGTGGCCGCCCCGGCGGACCCCGCGCCCACCACGGCGTCACCGACCGGCGACCGTCCGATGGTCGCCGAGCTGCGCAGCGCCAACGGCCAGGGCCTGAACGACGTGTCGGTCCGGGTCGGCGCGGGCGAGGTCGTCGGCCTCGCCGGACTCGCCGGGCAGGGCCAGCAGGAGGTGCTCGAACGGCTGTGGCGCCCGGTCCGCAGGGACACCACGGTGCGTGGCAGCCGCGCGTACGTGCCGGGCGACCGGCAGCGCTCCGGCGTGCTCCCGCTGTGGTCGGTGGCGGAGAACCTCGTCGTCACCGCGATGCGCGACCTCGCCCGGTACGGCCTCCGCCGCCGGGCCGAGGAGAGCGCGGCGGTGCGGAGCTGGGTGGAGCGGCTGGTCATCCGCGGGGGCGCCGACGCGGGAATGACCGAGCTCAGCGGCGGCAACCAGCAGAAGGTCATCGTCGCCCGGGCGTTCGCCTCCGCGGCCGACCTCGTCCTGCTCGACGACCCGTTCCGCGGGGTCGACGTGCACACCAAGACCGACCTCTACGCGCTCATCCGCGAGGAGGCCGCCAACGGCCGCAGCGTCGTCTGGTACTCCAGCGAGAACGCCGAGATGGCCCACTGCGACCGGGTCTACGTGCTCCGCGCCGGCCGGGTCGTCGCCGAGTTGGCCGGCGAAGAGATCTCGGAGGAACGGATCATCGCCGTCTCCTTCGCCGAGTCCACGGGAGAACGACGATGA
- a CDS encoding ABC transporter permease — MTNLVVAAVPPRAQLRRLAPAMVSTVAMFAMVVVCASLQSDVLTVTGLTLILSATVPLVIAAQAQMMLMSVGDIDLGIGNFVGLVTVVTATRLVTEPGTGVLLLIGLVAAYALLGALIHLRRVPSLIATLGASFVWLGLGLFALPTPGGSTPRWLATFGSWAPAGFPAPLLPILVVSVLVWLLASRGSVGVRVRAFGSNPVALRRAGLSPLAARVVAYAAAGTLGVLSGLLLASQTGGGDVSSASSYTLITVAAVILGGGSFRGGNAVPWGVAIGGVTLGLVSVVLSLLDVPSNLQSAVQGAIVLAVLAGRVVVGKVLR; from the coding sequence ATGACCAACCTCGTCGTGGCGGCCGTGCCGCCACGGGCCCAACTGCGCCGTCTCGCGCCGGCCATGGTCAGCACCGTCGCCATGTTCGCGATGGTCGTCGTCTGCGCGTCGCTGCAGTCGGACGTGCTGACCGTGACCGGCCTCACCCTGATCCTCTCGGCCACCGTCCCGCTGGTCATCGCCGCCCAGGCCCAGATGATGCTGATGTCGGTCGGCGACATCGACCTCGGCATCGGCAACTTCGTCGGTCTGGTCACCGTGGTCACCGCGACCAGGCTGGTAACCGAGCCCGGCACCGGCGTGCTGCTCCTGATCGGTCTCGTGGCCGCGTACGCGCTGCTGGGAGCGCTGATCCACCTGCGCCGGGTGCCGTCGCTGATCGCCACCCTCGGCGCCTCCTTCGTGTGGCTGGGGCTCGGGCTGTTCGCCCTGCCCACCCCGGGCGGGAGCACGCCGCGGTGGCTGGCCACCTTCGGGTCCTGGGCGCCGGCCGGCTTTCCGGCGCCGCTGCTGCCGATCCTGGTTGTGTCGGTGCTGGTCTGGCTGCTCGCCTCCCGCGGCTCCGTCGGGGTACGGGTCCGCGCCTTCGGCAGCAACCCCGTCGCGCTGCGACGGGCCGGCCTGAGCCCGTTGGCCGCCCGGGTCGTCGCGTACGCGGCGGCCGGCACGCTCGGTGTGCTCTCCGGTCTCCTGCTGGCCTCGCAGACCGGCGGGGGCGACGTCTCGTCCGCCTCCAGCTACACGCTGATCACTGTCGCCGCGGTAATCCTCGGCGGGGGCTCCTTCCGGGGCGGCAACGCCGTGCCGTGGGGCGTCGCCATCGGTGGCGTGACGCTCGGTCTGGTCAGTGTCGTCCTCAGCCTGCTCGACGTGCCGTCCAACCTCCAGTCGGCCGTCCAGGGCGCGATCGTGCTGGCCGTGCTCGCCGGCCGGGTCGTGGTCGGAAAGGTGCTCCGATGA
- a CDS encoding ABC transporter permease, translated as MILRTLARPWIWGFVAAALVWATILAMSSQGGGQTVSLALSLAPYLVIVGLGQMLVITAGPGNIDVSVAPIVSLAGFVAVGTTASTGSVAVGVLAGIGAGLAVAVISVLAILGLSVPPIIATLAAGLIASSLTLSLADGFTAVPDDGLRRLLNLRPAGVPVLAVAVAVLTAVVVALLSRTTYGRSLLALGQSRPAAERAGIPVARILAATYLASGALAGLAGALLAAYIAPSPDLGTRYLLDSVAVVVIGGTLISGGRAVPVGIWGSALFFILLDGLVNLVGWSTAAQNLLKGALVLFVLFLAGGGTLRDATSPRPRRRPRPATAVTAATTTGENTHG; from the coding sequence ATGATCCTCCGTACCCTCGCCCGCCCCTGGATCTGGGGCTTCGTGGCCGCCGCGCTCGTCTGGGCCACCATCCTGGCGATGTCCAGCCAGGGCGGCGGGCAGACGGTCTCCCTGGCGCTGTCGCTGGCGCCGTACCTGGTCATCGTCGGCCTGGGCCAGATGCTCGTGATCACCGCCGGGCCGGGCAACATCGACGTCTCGGTGGCCCCGATCGTCTCGCTCGCCGGATTCGTCGCCGTCGGGACGACCGCGTCGACCGGGTCGGTGGCGGTGGGCGTCCTGGCGGGAATCGGTGCCGGTCTGGCCGTCGCCGTGATCAGCGTGCTGGCCATCCTCGGCCTCTCCGTCCCCCCGATCATCGCCACCCTGGCGGCCGGGCTGATCGCCTCGTCGCTGACCCTCTCGCTGGCCGACGGCTTCACCGCCGTGCCCGACGACGGGCTGCGCCGACTGCTCAACCTGCGCCCCGCCGGTGTACCGGTGCTCGCGGTCGCCGTGGCCGTGCTCACCGCCGTGGTCGTCGCCCTGCTCAGCCGCACCACGTACGGGCGGTCGCTGCTCGCCCTCGGCCAGAGCCGGCCGGCCGCGGAACGGGCCGGCATTCCGGTCGCCCGGATCCTCGCCGCCACCTACCTGGCCAGCGGCGCCCTCGCCGGCCTGGCCGGCGCCCTGCTGGCGGCGTACATCGCCCCCTCGCCCGACCTGGGCACCCGGTACCTGCTCGACTCGGTGGCCGTCGTCGTCATCGGCGGGACGCTCATCTCGGGCGGTCGCGCCGTACCGGTGGGCATCTGGGGCAGCGCGCTCTTCTTCATCCTGCTCGACGGCCTGGTGAACCTCGTGGGCTGGAGCACCGCCGCGCAGAACCTCCTCAAGGGCGCGCTGGTGCTGTTCGTCCTCTTCCTCGCCGGTGGCGGAACGCTCCGCGACGCCACCAGCCCCCGACCCCGGCGGCGGCCGCGTCCCGCGACCGCCGTCACCGCCGCAACAACCACAGGAGAGAACACCCATGGCTGA
- a CDS encoding glycerol-3-phosphate dehydrogenase/oxidase, with the protein MSYPHTGPGDVIDLVIVGAGINGLAIARDAADRGLSVVVVDRGDIGAGTTSTSSRLIHGGLKYLERYDFTLVNESIRERHLLFRTAPHLVHDYPMLIPSYASDSRPGPLVRLGLAAFDVLAARRGRGVSRGLSARRIGQRWPQLSRDGLRGGVLFHDAQVPWAERLCVELLLDAERLGARVLTHTTVTGLIVENGRVLGVRTTDNQSGRQGRIRARLTVNAAGPWIDHVLRGQIECRRLNGGTKGSHVMLDPFPGAPDTCIFFEAAADRRPIFIFPWQGRYILGSTDLTYDGDIDEVVASDAEIEYLLNETNRIIPQARLTPADVLYSVAGIRPLPYTTGVSDNAKISRGHTVLDHAPAYAGLLSIIGGKLTTHRALAEDATDAALKVLGRPRRRCNTRTRPLPGADTADWRAFRAEFQHSAAPFTADQRTRLLDLYGVRARRVLELATTDQSLAEVVDEQSGAVAAEIVMAFREERAVTLADALLRRTLIGLGPDMAVSTAVTCADVAVRHLGWDAARARTEVAAYHAELRRFRPRALQLSPATPNSDRRTS; encoded by the coding sequence ATGTCGTATCCACACACCGGACCCGGTGACGTCATAGACCTCGTCATCGTCGGCGCCGGCATCAACGGCCTCGCCATCGCCAGAGACGCCGCCGACCGCGGCCTGAGTGTCGTCGTCGTCGACCGGGGCGACATCGGCGCCGGTACGACGAGCACGTCGAGCCGGCTCATCCACGGCGGCCTGAAGTACCTCGAGCGCTACGACTTCACCCTGGTCAACGAGTCCATCCGCGAACGCCACCTGCTGTTCCGCACCGCCCCCCACCTGGTGCACGACTACCCGATGCTCATCCCGTCCTACGCCAGCGACAGCCGACCGGGCCCCCTGGTCCGGCTCGGCCTGGCGGCCTTCGACGTGCTCGCCGCCCGCCGGGGACGCGGGGTCAGCCGGGGCCTGTCCGCCCGGCGGATCGGGCAGCGCTGGCCGCAGCTGTCGCGCGACGGGTTGCGCGGCGGAGTGCTCTTCCACGACGCGCAGGTGCCGTGGGCCGAGCGGCTCTGCGTCGAGCTGCTGCTCGACGCCGAGCGGCTGGGCGCGCGGGTGCTGACCCACACCACGGTGACCGGGCTGATCGTCGAGAACGGCCGGGTGCTCGGCGTGCGAACCACGGACAACCAGTCCGGGCGGCAGGGGCGGATCCGGGCCCGGCTCACGGTGAACGCCGCCGGGCCGTGGATCGACCACGTCCTGCGGGGGCAGATCGAGTGCCGGCGGCTCAACGGCGGCACCAAGGGCAGCCACGTCATGCTCGACCCGTTCCCCGGCGCCCCGGACACCTGCATCTTCTTCGAGGCCGCGGCCGACCGGCGTCCGATCTTCATCTTCCCGTGGCAGGGCCGTTACATCCTGGGCAGCACCGACCTCACCTACGACGGCGACATCGACGAGGTCGTCGCCAGCGACGCCGAGATCGAGTACCTGCTCAACGAGACCAACCGGATCATCCCGCAGGCCAGGCTCACTCCGGCCGACGTTCTCTACAGCGTCGCCGGGATCCGCCCGCTGCCGTACACCACGGGCGTGTCGGACAATGCCAAGATCAGTCGCGGGCACACCGTGCTCGACCACGCGCCGGCGTACGCGGGACTGCTGTCGATCATCGGCGGCAAGCTGACCACCCACCGGGCGCTCGCCGAGGACGCCACCGACGCGGCGTTGAAGGTGCTCGGCCGGCCCCGGCGGCGGTGCAACACCCGCACCCGGCCGCTGCCGGGGGCCGACACCGCCGACTGGCGTGCCTTCCGCGCGGAGTTCCAGCACTCGGCGGCGCCGTTCACCGCCGACCAGCGGACCCGGTTGCTCGACCTGTACGGGGTGCGGGCACGCCGGGTGCTCGAACTCGCCACGACCGACCAATCACTCGCCGAGGTCGTCGACGAGCAGAGCGGAGCGGTGGCCGCCGAGATCGTCATGGCGTTCCGCGAGGAACGGGCCGTGACGTTGGCAGACGCCCTGTTGCGCCGTACCCTGATCGGCCTCGGCCCGGACATGGCGGTGTCGACGGCCGTGACCTGCGCGGACGTCGCCGTCCGGCACCTCGGCTGGGATGCCGCACGGGCCCGGACCGAGGTGGCCGCCTACCACGCCGAACTGCGGCGCTTCCGCCCGCGCGCGCTGCAGCTCTCACCGGCGACCCCGAACAGCGACAGGAGGACGTCGTGA
- a CDS encoding ABC transporter substrate-binding protein translates to MAAGDLRTPRPAPAGPLFLEAPTMRTHHTPRRWHAAAAASLVAAIAVTATGCGSGSNDGGGSAGGDKPFIALSNGFIGNGWRQTMIAKFEAAASQAQKDGLIGKFKVVNAPGENSATEQVAQIKSLLLQKPDALLIDPASPTALKPVVQQACDAGIKVVVFDSAIDAPCAHVLLNSFKDWATAAAEPLVKGIGGKGTVIVSRGVVGSQPEEEMYKTTQEILARNPDVKVAATVNGMCDGAKAQKAVLGVLSSVPKVDGVIGCGDGYGIAQAFTTAGKPIPALTFETNGRALSYWKDSKLDNGSVAVMSDPGQSVAALWEAIDLLDGKDIPKELTFPIVLVEQKDVAAWASALKPDEYAAWPWTQELFRKQVEAVKTGSAPVQPPIPSAAG, encoded by the coding sequence GTGGCGGCAGGCGACCTGCGCACACCGCGTCCCGCTCCGGCGGGCCCGCTCTTCCTGGAGGCCCCCACCATGCGCACCCACCACACACCCCGGCGCTGGCACGCCGCAGCCGCAGCCTCGCTCGTGGCCGCAATCGCGGTCACGGCCACCGGCTGCGGCTCCGGCTCGAACGACGGCGGCGGAAGCGCCGGCGGCGACAAGCCGTTCATCGCGCTCAGCAACGGCTTCATCGGCAACGGCTGGCGGCAGACGATGATCGCCAAGTTCGAGGCCGCCGCCAGCCAGGCCCAGAAGGACGGGCTGATCGGGAAGTTCAAGGTCGTCAACGCGCCCGGCGAGAACTCGGCCACCGAGCAGGTGGCCCAGATCAAGAGCCTGCTGCTGCAGAAGCCCGACGCCCTGCTGATCGACCCGGCCTCGCCCACCGCGCTCAAGCCGGTCGTCCAGCAGGCCTGCGACGCCGGCATCAAGGTCGTGGTCTTCGACTCGGCAATCGACGCGCCCTGCGCCCACGTGCTGCTCAACAGCTTCAAGGACTGGGCTACCGCCGCGGCCGAACCACTGGTCAAGGGCATCGGCGGCAAGGGCACCGTCATCGTCAGCCGGGGCGTCGTCGGCTCCCAGCCGGAGGAGGAGATGTACAAGACGACGCAGGAGATCCTGGCCCGCAACCCGGACGTCAAGGTCGCCGCGACCGTCAACGGAATGTGCGACGGCGCCAAGGCGCAGAAGGCCGTGCTCGGCGTGCTGTCCAGCGTTCCGAAGGTGGACGGGGTCATCGGCTGCGGCGACGGCTACGGCATCGCCCAGGCGTTCACCACCGCCGGCAAGCCGATTCCGGCGCTCACCTTCGAGACCAACGGCCGCGCACTGAGCTACTGGAAGGACAGCAAGCTCGACAACGGCTCGGTCGCCGTCATGTCCGACCCGGGCCAGTCGGTGGCCGCCCTCTGGGAGGCGATCGACCTGCTCGACGGCAAGGACATCCCCAAGGAGCTGACCTTCCCGATCGTGCTCGTGGAGCAGAAGGACGTCGCCGCCTGGGCCAGCGCGCTCAAGCCCGACGAGTACGCCGCCTGGCCGTGGACGCAGGAGCTCTTCCGCAAGCAGGTAGAGGCCGTCAAGACCGGCAGCGCCCCGGTCCAGCCGCCGATCCCGTCGGCCGCCGGCTGA
- a CDS encoding GntR family transcriptional regulator has translation MTMTYRRLTRDGGEPLWMQLMRALRSQIESGEVGPDQPLPSEAELSDIFGVSRTVVREALRELVQQRMIYKVKGRGAFVAPRKTELHFVGSVSGSAHDLREAGRRVATHTISQSLGEADQREAELLQIPYGEQVVRMRRLRRVDGQPWLLVDTALPARLVPGLERAVLENQSLYDVLRRRYGLEAAAADRWIEAVFPSPEDAVLLEVTSSTPLLGIESVAWLPDGTRFEAYYALHRSDQTRFFVGIR, from the coding sequence ATGACGATGACCTACCGGCGGTTGACCCGTGACGGGGGAGAACCGCTGTGGATGCAGCTGATGCGAGCGCTGCGCAGCCAGATCGAGTCGGGCGAGGTCGGGCCGGACCAGCCGCTGCCCTCCGAGGCGGAGTTGAGCGACATCTTCGGCGTCTCTCGGACCGTCGTCCGGGAAGCGCTGCGTGAGCTCGTCCAGCAGCGGATGATCTACAAGGTCAAGGGACGGGGCGCCTTCGTCGCTCCCCGCAAGACCGAGCTGCACTTCGTCGGCTCGGTATCCGGATCCGCCCACGATCTTCGGGAGGCCGGCCGTCGGGTGGCCACCCACACCATCAGCCAGAGCCTCGGCGAGGCGGACCAGCGCGAAGCCGAACTGCTGCAGATCCCCTACGGCGAGCAGGTCGTACGGATGCGCAGACTGCGGCGGGTCGACGGGCAGCCGTGGCTGCTCGTCGACACCGCCCTGCCAGCTCGCCTGGTGCCCGGGTTGGAGCGTGCCGTGCTGGAGAACCAGTCGCTCTACGACGTCCTGCGCCGTCGGTACGGGTTGGAGGCCGCTGCGGCCGACCGCTGGATCGAAGCGGTCTTTCCCAGCCCGGAGGACGCCGTGTTGCTCGAGGTCACCAGCTCAACGCCCCTGCTCGGCATCGAGTCGGTGGCCTGGCTGCCCGACGGCACCCGCTTCGAGGCCTACTACGCGCTGCACCGCAGTGACCAGACCCGGTTCTTCGTGGGCATCCGCTGA